The following are from one region of the Polaribacter marinaquae genome:
- a CDS encoding 3-oxoacyl-ACP synthase, which translates to MNLKEALYNNCKEFVEKRLQNVEEVISSNQKALQTETKSSAGDKHETGRAMLQLEMEKAGQQLAGITQMKEILAKIDISKTSKNAHLGSIVYTDKANYFLSISAGHLTIENTNYFAVSVSSPIGKLLLGKQKGETISFNGNVFKILEIA; encoded by the coding sequence ATGAATTTGAAAGAAGCACTTTATAATAATTGTAAAGAATTTGTAGAGAAACGTTTGCAAAATGTAGAAGAAGTTATTTCTTCTAACCAAAAAGCACTACAAACAGAAACTAAAAGTTCTGCAGGCGATAAGCACGAAACCGGTAGAGCAATGTTGCAATTAGAAATGGAGAAAGCTGGCCAACAATTGGCGGGAATTACACAAATGAAAGAAATTTTAGCAAAAATTGATATTTCTAAAACTTCTAAAAATGCACATTTAGGCAGTATTGTTTATACGGATAAGGCTAATTATTTCTTGAGTATTTCTGCGGGTCATTTAACTATAGAAAATACAAATTATTTTGCAGTTTCCGTTTCATCACCAATAGGGAAATTGCTTTTAGGAAAGCAAAAAGGCGAAACAATTTCTTTTAACGGAAATGTGTTTAAAATTCTAGAGATAGCTTAA
- a CDS encoding 4'-phosphopantetheinyl transferase family protein, translated as MHSIGNDIVDLNLAKTQSNWQRNGFLDKQFSQKEQQEIYNSKNPFLQVWQFWSMKEAAYKCYTQQVEKRFFAPLKFECTLISKDQGTVFFEDKIFYTTTTFNPFYVSTIAKQNATTTSIFSKIGKSDNVDKDLKTELASIVSLKLEEITKRKSSVGAPLYYYREKKITQSCSISHHGNYGAFAFTLNNEFERSTL; from the coding sequence ATGCATAGTATTGGGAATGATATTGTTGATTTAAACCTTGCTAAAACTCAAAGCAATTGGCAAAGAAATGGTTTTTTAGACAAACAATTTTCCCAAAAAGAACAGCAAGAAATTTACAATTCTAAAAATCCGTTTTTACAAGTTTGGCAATTTTGGTCTATGAAAGAAGCTGCCTATAAATGTTATACACAACAAGTAGAAAAGCGCTTTTTTGCACCTTTAAAATTTGAATGTACTTTAATCTCTAAAGACCAAGGAACTGTTTTTTTTGAAGACAAAATTTTTTATACAACTACAACTTTTAATCCTTTTTATGTTTCTACTATTGCAAAACAAAACGCAACTACAACTTCTATTTTTTCGAAAATAGGAAAATCAGATAATGTAGATAAAGATTTAAAAACGGAGCTAGCATCAATAGTTAGTTTGAAATTAGAAGAAATTACAAAAAGAAAATCTTCTGTTGGTGCGCCTTTATATTATTATCGAGAGAAAAAAATAACACAATCTTGTTCTATTTCTCATCATGGAAATTACGGAGCATTTGCATTTACACTAAACAATGAATTTGAAAGAAGCACTTTATAA
- a CDS encoding acyl carrier protein, translating to MTKEEIISKLTVIVKPYVQNEDGFKNISENTDFINDLEINSANLVDIILDVEDEFNIEIDNDSMEKMLSVKATVAIIQEKINA from the coding sequence ATGACAAAAGAAGAAATTATAAGCAAGTTAACAGTTATTGTAAAACCTTATGTTCAAAATGAAGATGGTTTTAAAAATATCTCTGAAAACACCGATTTTATAAACGATTTAGAAATAAATTCTGCAAATTTAGTAGATATTATTTTGGATGTTGAAGATGAATTTAACATAGAGATAGATAACGATTCTATGGAGAAAATGCTTTCTGTAAAAGCAACCGTAGCAATTATTCAAGAAAAAATCAATGCATAG
- a CDS encoding beta-ketoacyl-[acyl-carrier-protein] synthase family protein codes for MKNRVVITGLGVVAPNGVGLQEFTNAIKTGKSGITYHQNLKDKGFSCCIGGIPTVTEQKKQTYLSPLQLRGFNSTSILYGCMAGIDAWKNAGFSVDDTSGLDYDSGLIFGTGTSGIEKFREAIYKIDDQNVRRLGSTSVVQTMASGISAYLGGILGLGNQVTTNSSACTTGTEALLMGFDRIQSGKAKRMLVGSSSDSSLYTWGGFDAMRVMSYKHNQTPKKGSRPMSATASGFVPGSGAGALVLESLESALARNATIYAEVLGGNINSGGQRNGGTLTAPNAEAVQKCITAAISDARISADEIDVINGHLTATSKDSLEIENWAKALNRKGVNFPYINSLKSMVGHCLAASGAIESVAAVLQIKEQFVFPNINCEDVQSGIATLISTDKIPTKIIEKDITILAKASFGFGDVNACVIFKKYSE; via the coding sequence ATGAAAAATAGAGTTGTAATTACTGGTTTAGGAGTTGTTGCCCCAAACGGAGTTGGTTTGCAAGAATTTACAAATGCAATAAAAACAGGTAAATCTGGCATTACTTATCATCAGAATTTAAAAGACAAAGGTTTTTCTTGTTGTATTGGCGGTATTCCAACGGTTACCGAACAAAAAAAACAAACATATTTATCGCCTTTACAATTACGTGGTTTTAATTCTACTTCTATTTTATATGGTTGTATGGCTGGTATTGATGCTTGGAAAAATGCTGGTTTTTCTGTTGATGATACTTCAGGTTTAGACTACGATTCGGGTTTAATTTTTGGAACAGGAACTTCTGGAATCGAAAAATTTAGAGAAGCAATTTATAAAATTGATGATCAAAACGTAAGACGTTTAGGAAGTACTTCTGTAGTACAAACCATGGCAAGCGGAATTTCTGCTTATTTAGGCGGAATTCTTGGTTTAGGAAATCAGGTTACTACAAATTCATCTGCTTGTACAACGGGTACAGAAGCGCTTTTAATGGGTTTTGATAGAATACAAAGCGGCAAAGCAAAACGAATGTTAGTTGGTAGTTCTAGTGATAGTAGTTTATACACTTGGGGTGGTTTTGATGCGATGCGCGTAATGTCTTACAAGCATAACCAAACGCCAAAAAAAGGTTCTAGACCAATGAGTGCAACGGCGTCTGGTTTTGTTCCGGGAAGTGGTGCTGGGGCTTTGGTTTTAGAGTCTTTAGAAAGTGCTTTAGCCAGAAACGCAACTATTTATGCAGAGGTTTTAGGCGGAAATATAAATTCTGGCGGACAAAGAAATGGCGGAACGTTAACGGCACCAAATGCAGAGGCGGTGCAAAAATGTATTACTGCCGCAATCTCTGATGCTAGAATATCTGCGGATGAAATAGATGTAATTAATGGTCATTTAACAGCAACCTCTAAAGATAGTTTAGAAATAGAAAATTGGGCAAAGGCTTTAAATCGAAAAGGAGTTAATTTTCCGTATATAAACTCTTTAAAATCTATGGTTGGGCATTGTTTGGCAGCTTCTGGCGCAATCGAGTCTGTAGCAGCAGTTTTGCAAATTAAAGAACAATTTGTGTTTCCAAATATCAATTGCGAAGATGTACAATCAGGAATTGCAACACTAATTTCTACGGATAAAATTCCTACAAAAATAATAGAGAAAGATATTACTATTTTAGCAAAAGCAAGCTTTGGTTTTGGTGATGTAAATGCTTGTGTTATCTTTAAAAAATATTCAGAATAA
- a CDS encoding hydroxymyristoyl-ACP dehydratase, with translation MNSTKIIKSLPYKRPFLFVDELTEISEKGVKGKYTYREDEFFYEGHFKNNPITPGVILTETMAQIGVVCLGVFLLEDQISSEEKKPQIALTSNEVDFFLPVLPNEKVTVISEKEYFRFNKLKCKVKMLNANDELVCRGTIAGMIIAK, from the coding sequence ATGAATTCAACTAAAATCATAAAAAGTTTACCTTACAAAAGACCCTTTTTGTTTGTTGATGAACTTACAGAAATTTCAGAAAAAGGCGTTAAAGGAAAATATACTTATAGAGAAGATGAGTTTTTTTACGAAGGACATTTTAAAAACAACCCAATTACGCCTGGTGTTATTTTAACGGAAACAATGGCGCAAATTGGTGTTGTTTGTTTAGGAGTTTTTCTTTTGGAAGATCAAATTTCATCCGAAGAAAAAAAACCACAAATTGCATTAACTTCTAATGAAGTAGACTTCTTTTTACCGGTTTTACCTAACGAGAAAGTAACTGTAATTTCAGAAAAAGAATATTTTAGATTTAATAAACTAAAATGTAAAGTAAAGATGCTAAACGCCAATGATGAGTTGGTTTGTAGAGGTACTATTGCTGGAATGATAATCGCAAAATAA
- a CDS encoding type III polyketide synthase, which translates to MAVKITSVAKQLPKYYKETKDIIPFVKLWMQDQETRFQRKVIKLFEGAGVDKRYSIMDPEEVFTATSFEEKNDIYTREVVQLAEKSLKKSLDKANLKPTDIDYIITVSCTGIMIPSVDAYLINSLEMKQDIVRLPVTEMGCAAGVSGIIYAKNFLKANPNKRAAVIAVEAPTATFQLEDYSMTNIVSAAIFGDGASAVILSSFDEDKGPKIIDEAMYHFYNATKMMGFKLVNTGLQMILDKEVPQTISDHFPAIIHPFLEKNNLKIDDIDHLIFHPGGKKIVQTVEALFGVLGKNIDDTKEVLRLYGNMSSATVLYVLERFMDRNPAKGERGIMLSFGPGFSAQRILLEW; encoded by the coding sequence ATGGCAGTTAAAATAACTTCGGTAGCAAAGCAATTACCAAAATATTATAAAGAAACAAAAGATATTATTCCGTTTGTAAAATTATGGATGCAAGATCAAGAAACTCGTTTTCAAAGAAAAGTTATCAAGCTTTTTGAAGGTGCAGGCGTAGATAAACGCTATTCTATCATGGATCCGGAAGAGGTTTTTACAGCAACTTCTTTTGAAGAAAAGAATGATATTTACACAAGAGAAGTTGTGCAATTGGCAGAAAAATCTCTTAAAAAATCTTTAGATAAAGCCAATTTAAAACCTACAGATATCGATTATATAATTACGGTAAGTTGTACCGGAATCATGATTCCGTCTGTAGATGCGTATTTAATAAATTCGCTAGAAATGAAACAAGATATTGTGCGTTTGCCAGTTACAGAAATGGGTTGTGCTGCAGGTGTTTCTGGTATTATTTATGCTAAAAATTTTTTAAAAGCGAATCCGAATAAAAGAGCAGCTGTTATTGCCGTAGAGGCGCCAACGGCAACGTTTCAGTTAGAAGATTATTCGATGACAAATATTGTTTCTGCAGCTATTTTTGGCGACGGAGCTTCTGCTGTTATTTTGTCTTCGTTTGATGAAGATAAAGGCCCTAAAATTATAGACGAAGCCATGTATCATTTTTATAACGCTACTAAAATGATGGGTTTTAAATTGGTAAATACTGGTTTACAAATGATTTTAGACAAAGAAGTACCACAGACAATATCAGATCATTTTCCGGCAATAATACATCCTTTTTTAGAAAAAAATAATTTAAAGATTGATGATATCGACCATTTAATTTTTCATCCCGGAGGAAAGAAAATTGTACAAACTGTAGAAGCTTTATTTGGTGTTTTAGGTAAAAATATAGACGATACAAAAGAAGTTTTACGTTTGTACGGCAATATGTCTAGCGCCACTGTTTTATACGTTTTAGAACGTTTTATGGATAGAAATCCTGCAAAAGGAGAAAGAGGAATTATGTTAAGTTTTGGCCCTGGTTTTTCTGCACAAAGAATTTTGTTAGAGTGGTAA
- a CDS encoding methyltransferase domain-containing protein — translation MALLVDTSKRSDQEELMDDFSIGGDYLRDVLDKLENINRWLGGNLVTVNSLKKVLKNHDKSKELVIADIGCGHGDILRDVAKFGRKNGYRFKLLGIDANPTAIEYAKELSTEFTELTFIVEDIFSDAFKNREFDIVLATLFFHHFKEKPLVSFLKDTLQHTKKAIIVNDLHRHKLAYYLFKLLSVFIKNKMIIHDGLISVLRSFKREDLIRMSNKLNRKPQISWKWAFRFQWIITK, via the coding sequence ATGGCTTTATTAGTAGATACATCAAAAAGATCTGATCAAGAAGAATTGATGGATGATTTTTCTATTGGTGGCGATTATTTAAGAGATGTTTTAGATAAATTAGAAAATATTAATAGATGGTTAGGTGGCAATTTGGTTACCGTAAATTCCTTAAAAAAGGTATTAAAAAATCACGATAAATCTAAAGAATTAGTAATTGCAGATATTGGTTGTGGGCACGGAGATATTTTACGTGATGTAGCCAAATTCGGAAGAAAAAATGGATATAGATTTAAGTTACTAGGTATAGATGCAAACCCAACAGCTATAGAGTACGCAAAAGAACTATCTACAGAATTTACAGAGTTAACTTTTATTGTTGAAGATATTTTTTCTGATGCTTTTAAAAACAGAGAGTTTGATATTGTTTTAGCCACCTTGTTTTTTCATCATTTTAAAGAAAAACCTTTGGTTTCTTTCTTAAAAGATACATTACAACATACTAAAAAAGCAATTATTGTAAACGATTTACACAGACATAAATTAGCCTATTACTTGTTTAAATTATTGTCTGTTTTTATAAAAAATAAAATGATTATTCATGATGGTTTGATTTCTGTTTTAAGAAGTTTTAAAAGAGAAGATTTAATTAGAATGTCTAATAAATTAAATAGAAAACCACAAATTTCTTGGAAATGGGCGTTTCGTTTTCAATGGATAATTACAAAATAA
- a CDS encoding NAD(P)/FAD-dependent oxidoreductase, whose translation MNKNYEIVVIGGGLAGLCNAIHLSKFGKKVLLIEKNEYPKHKVCGEYISNEVFPYLQFLNINPFDYGAIKIDNFKLSTTESKMITAKLPLGGFGISRYKLDFILSEKAKENGVVILQETVVDVKYKDDVFTVKTKENKCFQSKICIGAYGKRSLIDVKLNRDFIKKKSPYLGVKIHVKGNFQENLVALHNFKGGYCGVSKVENNAINLCYITSFSAFKKYKNIDDFQENVVFKNKFLKEIFKNSKPVWNKPLSISQISFETKKPIENHLIMCGDAAGMIHPLCGNGMSMAIQSAQIASKLILNYLDGVVLSRNELEKEYIKQWNKEFKWRLKTGHFIAMLFRKDKIAAFLLRVLRKFPFLLSIIIKQTHGKLIKI comes from the coding sequence ATGAATAAGAATTATGAAATTGTAGTAATTGGCGGAGGTTTGGCAGGTTTGTGCAATGCAATTCACTTGTCTAAGTTTGGCAAAAAAGTTTTACTGATAGAAAAAAATGAATACCCAAAACATAAAGTTTGTGGTGAGTATATTTCTAATGAAGTTTTTCCTTATTTACAGTTTTTAAATATCAATCCGTTTGATTATGGAGCTATAAAAATCGATAATTTTAAATTATCAACCACAGAAAGTAAGATGATTACCGCAAAGTTACCTTTAGGCGGATTTGGTATTTCTCGTTACAAATTAGATTTTATTTTATCAGAAAAAGCCAAAGAAAATGGTGTGGTTATTTTACAAGAAACTGTTGTAGATGTTAAATATAAAGATGATGTTTTTACCGTTAAAACTAAAGAAAATAAGTGTTTTCAATCTAAAATTTGTATTGGTGCTTATGGAAAAAGATCTTTAATAGATGTAAAGCTAAATAGAGATTTTATCAAAAAGAAATCTCCTTATTTAGGTGTAAAAATACATGTAAAAGGTAATTTTCAAGAAAATTTAGTTGCGTTGCATAATTTTAAAGGCGGTTATTGTGGGGTTTCTAAAGTAGAAAATAATGCAATTAACTTGTGTTATATCACGAGTTTTTCAGCATTTAAAAAGTATAAAAATATTGACGATTTTCAAGAAAATGTAGTTTTTAAAAATAAGTTTTTAAAAGAGATTTTTAAAAATTCTAAACCAGTTTGGAACAAGCCACTTTCTATTAGTCAGATTTCGTTTGAAACCAAAAAGCCAATAGAAAATCATTTAATAATGTGTGGTGATGCTGCCGGAATGATTCATCCACTTTGTGGTAACGGAATGAGTATGGCAATACAATCTGCACAAATAGCATCTAAATTGATTCTAAATTATCTAGACGGTGTTGTCTTGTCTAGAAACGAGCTAGAAAAAGAGTATATTAAACAATGGAACAAAGAATTTAAATGGCGATTAAAAACAGGTCATTTTATAGCGATGTTGTTTAGAAAAGATAAAATTGCAGCATTTTTATTAAGAGTTTTAAGAAAATTTCCTTTTTTATTATCCATAATAATTAAACAAACTCACGGTAAATTAATTAAAATATAA